The Planctomycetia bacterium genomic sequence AGCGACCACGGCCACCTGTTCGTGCTCACCGAGCCCGAGGCCCTGGCGGGCGGCAGGGGAGCGGCGGCGCCGACTCCATAAATGCCCCCGGCGCCAGCGGGGGGATGCCTTGCCCCCGCGCTGTGGGCGTCGGGGCGACAGGTGCGAAGCCACGGCGTTCCGGCTACCATGCGGCCTCACCCGAGGAGCACCGCATGGCCGCCCACCGTACCCCGATCGTCGCCGGCAACTGGAAGATGAACCTCGATCGCTCGCGTGGCGTCGCGCTCGCGACGGCCGTCTCGGGCCGCCGCGGCGAGGCGGCGGGCGTCGACCTCGTCCTCTGCCCGCCGGCCGTCTATGTGGTGACGGTGGCGGAGGCCACGGCCAAGGCCGGGGGCGACGTGGGCGTCGGCGGTCAAAACGCCTCCGACAAGGAGAGCGGCGCGTTTACCGGCGAGGTGGCCCCGCAGATGCTGGTCGATCTGGGCTGCCGCTACGTCATCCTCGGTCACTCCGAGCGGCGGACGCTCTTCGGCGAGACCGACGCGGCCGTCAACGCCAAGACGAAGGCGGCGCTGGCGGCGGGCCTTGTGCCGATCGTGTGTGTCGGCGAGACGCTCGCCGAGCGGGAGGCCGGCCGCACCGATGCCGTGGTGACGACGCAGGTCAACGGTTCCCTCGCCGGCCTCGACGCGGCCAGCCTTGAGAAGACGGTCGTGGCCTACGAGCCCGTGTGGGCGATCGGCACCGGCAAGGTGGCCACGCCGGAGCAGGCCCAGGAGGTGCACGCCACGATCCGCCGGCTGCTCGCCGGGCTGTCGTCGGCCGCCACGGCTGCGAAGGTGCGGATTCAGTACGGCGGGAGCGTGAAGCCCGACAACGCGGCTGAGTTGGCCGCCTGCCCCGACATCGACGGGGCGCTCGTCGGCGGCGCGAGCCTCAAGGCCGACGACTTCCTGGGGATCGCCAGGGCGTTCGCGGCCGGCAGGGCCTGAGCCCGCGGCGGAAGTGGCCCGGGTTCCCCGCAGCCCGGGTGAGCGACTATGCTTTCGGCCCGCCGGGAGCCATCACCGGCGGCGTTCACCGGAGCCTCCGTTCTCATGACCATGTTCGTCCGCTTCACGCTCGGTTTCATGCTCGTCTTCATGGCGCTGTTTCTGATCGCGCTGGTGCTGCTCCAGCGGGGCAGAGGGGGCGGCCTGGCGGGCGCGTTCGGCGGGGCGGGCGGTCAAAGCGCCTTCGGCACCAAGGCGGGCGACCTGTTCACGCGGATCACGGTCGTCGTCGCGGCGATCTGGATCCTGCTCTGCATCCTGGCGATCAACGTGCTCGGCACCTCGCAGACCCGTCTGGCCCCGACGCTCGGCGGCGCCGCGGCGACCGCGCCGGCGGAGGGGGCGGCCGAG encodes the following:
- the tpiA gene encoding triosephosphate isomerase produces the protein MAAHRTPIVAGNWKMNLDRSRGVALATAVSGRRGEAAGVDLVLCPPAVYVVTVAEATAKAGGDVGVGGQNASDKESGAFTGEVAPQMLVDLGCRYVILGHSERRTLFGETDAAVNAKTKAALAAGLVPIVCVGETLAEREAGRTDAVVTTQVNGSLAGLDAASLEKTVVAYEPVWAIGTGKVATPEQAQEVHATIRRLLAGLSSAATAAKVRIQYGGSVKPDNAAELAACPDIDGALVGGASLKADDFLGIARAFAAGRA